GCGGTAGAGTCTCCGGCCGCATGGATCCCACCGGCGCGGCGGCGGTCATCATCGGCAACGAGGTCCTCACGGCGAAGGTGGTGGACGCGAATGGTCCCCACCTCATCCGGCGCCTGCGCGAGGCGGGTATTCCCCTGCGCACCCTGGAGGTCGTCCCCGACGAGGTGGACGTCATCGTGGAAGCGGTGGCGCGGGCGCGGATGCGGGCGAAGTACGTCTTCACCAGCGGTGGCATCGGCCCTACTCACGACGACGTGACGGTGCGGGCGGTGGCGCTGGCGATGGGGCGCAGGGTGGTGCGGCTGCCGGAGATGGTGGAGCTCATCCGTGAGCGGGCGATGGACAAGCTGACGGCCGAGGCGCTGCGGCTGGCGGATGCCCCCGAGGGCTCGGTGCTGATTCCCCAGCCGGGGAGCTGGTACCCGGTGCTGACGGTGGAGAACGTCTTCATGCTG
This is a stretch of genomic DNA from Archangium violaceum. It encodes these proteins:
- a CDS encoding competence/damage-inducible protein A — encoded protein: MDPTGAAAVIIGNEVLTAKVVDANGPHLIRRLREAGIPLRTLEVVPDEVDVIVEAVARARMRAKYVFTSGGIGPTHDDVTVRAVALAMGRRVVRLPEMVELIRERAMDKLTAEALRLADAPEGSVLIPQPGSWYPVLTVENVFMLPGVPQLFRTQLDAVLARLSGTPVHLRMLYLNLGESAVAAVLDRVALDMPHVAIGSYPTFDRSLDYVVKVTVESVEKAAVEEALTRLQAGLPAGSVVRTE